Proteins encoded by one window of Treponema primitia ZAS-1:
- a CDS encoding adenylate/guanylate cyclase domain-containing protein produces MPRDAKKPSAARVKYPIGFKLVAIITILLLVSLGAITALVSVMVSSDLRVTAEENNFSVNKRSASEAETTLATVRSSVLVLLDTLNAVGSSQAALSRQAAAFFFERNQDIAAIVITGDRELVNNRFFLANELESDLVGEFMARQREAVDRSRSGETLLLNAAPIFHIPLLALLFPWQETGSEEVVLILFSSDSLNDNFGQGVNSSYMINDAGDILVHPDYELVRAGANAANQPFVEALRESQERNLQTLYTDRDGGRYFGAFQKLSVANAVVITNVEYNVVFEGIAATTRRNIYLTGAVLFVSIILIWLFSKTISRPLKGLTVVAGQIEEGLFEQNLVSKSRDELGVLTQSFSRMSKALGIFGRFTNREIALGAMRGEIKPGGQPKHGTVFFSDIRNFTSISEEFARHYGDESSDRIVAWLNEYLTRMVDCVEKTNGVVDKFIGDSVMAHWGTAYTSGSPEADALNGVRAALMMREALYQMNKDRGENDPANPRIRIGCGINSGVVTAGQIGSEQRMEYTVIGDAVNLASRTEALNKPLGTDILITEDTWNLVGKHLITEEMPSVEVKGKSKPVRMFAVVNFKEDMAIEGQLQPQTLAELRDMLGIIPPDLSKVNTNAEEKKYKIGSGE; encoded by the coding sequence GTGCCCAGGGATGCTAAAAAGCCCAGCGCCGCCAGGGTAAAGTACCCTATCGGCTTTAAGCTGGTTGCAATTATTACTATTCTCCTCCTGGTCTCTTTAGGCGCCATTACCGCCCTGGTGTCGGTGATGGTTTCCTCGGATCTGCGGGTCACTGCGGAGGAAAACAACTTCAGTGTCAATAAACGTTCCGCCTCGGAGGCGGAAACTACCCTTGCCACGGTCAGGTCCAGCGTGTTGGTGCTGCTGGATACCCTGAATGCGGTGGGCTCCTCCCAGGCGGCCCTTTCCCGGCAGGCTGCGGCCTTCTTTTTTGAGCGGAACCAGGACATCGCAGCTATTGTAATCACCGGGGATAGGGAGCTGGTCAACAACCGGTTTTTCCTGGCTAACGAGTTGGAAAGCGATCTGGTGGGGGAATTTATGGCCCGCCAGCGGGAGGCGGTGGACCGTTCCCGGTCCGGGGAAACCCTGCTCCTGAACGCCGCGCCCATATTTCATATCCCCCTGCTGGCCCTGCTCTTTCCCTGGCAGGAAACCGGCTCCGAGGAAGTGGTGCTTATCCTCTTTTCCTCCGATTCCTTAAACGACAATTTTGGGCAGGGTGTTAATTCTTCGTATATGATCAACGATGCCGGGGATATCCTGGTCCACCCGGATTACGAGCTTGTCCGGGCCGGGGCCAATGCGGCAAACCAGCCCTTTGTGGAAGCCCTGCGGGAAAGCCAGGAACGGAATCTTCAAACCCTGTATACCGACCGGGACGGCGGGCGGTACTTCGGGGCTTTTCAGAAACTTTCCGTGGCCAACGCCGTGGTGATCACCAATGTGGAATACAATGTGGTCTTCGAGGGAATCGCCGCTACCACCCGGCGGAATATCTACCTCACCGGGGCGGTGCTTTTTGTTTCTATCATCCTGATCTGGCTTTTCAGTAAAACTATTTCCCGGCCCCTGAAGGGCCTTACGGTGGTGGCAGGGCAGATCGAGGAAGGCTTGTTTGAACAGAACCTGGTTTCTAAAAGCCGGGACGAATTGGGGGTGCTTACCCAGAGTTTCAGCCGTATGAGTAAGGCCCTGGGGATCTTCGGCCGGTTTACCAACCGGGAAATAGCCCTTGGGGCCATGCGGGGGGAGATCAAGCCCGGTGGCCAGCCCAAACACGGGACGGTGTTTTTCTCGGATATCCGTAACTTTACTTCCATATCAGAGGAATTCGCCCGGCATTACGGTGATGAATCTTCCGACCGTATTGTCGCTTGGCTTAACGAGTATTTAACCCGCATGGTGGACTGCGTAGAGAAAACCAACGGGGTGGTGGACAAATTTATCGGCGACTCGGTGATGGCCCATTGGGGAACCGCCTATACCTCAGGCAGCCCGGAGGCGGACGCCTTAAACGGTGTGCGGGCGGCATTGATGATGCGGGAAGCCCTCTACCAGATGAACAAGGACCGGGGGGAAAATGATCCCGCCAATCCCCGGATACGCATTGGCTGCGGCATCAATTCAGGGGTCGTTACCGCCGGGCAGATAGGCTCGGAACAGCGGATGGAATACACGGTTATCGGGGATGCGGTAAACCTGGCGAGCCGTACCGAGGCGCTCAACAAGCCCCTGGGGACGGATATCCTTATCACCGAAGACACCTGGAACCTGGTGGGAAAACACCTGATAACAGAAGAAATGCCTTCAGTAGAGGTGAAAGGAAAATCCAAGCCCGTGCGGATGTTTGCGGTGGTGAACTTCAAAGAAGATATGGCCATAGAGGGGCAGCTCCAGCCCCAAACCTTGGCGGAACTGAGGGATATGCTGGGGATCATCCCCCCGGATTTGAGTAAGGTTAATACCAATGCGGAAGAGAAAAAGTACAAAATCGGTTCCGGCGAATAA